A part of Microbulbifer sp. MI-G genomic DNA contains:
- a CDS encoding OmpA family protein has translation MLKSVKTGLGLACVLAVMAGCSNTDTTGSSEQVAGQVDNNLVEETTTVVDIEEVPMAPLENVVYFDFDQSLLKPETRELLILHADRMRGTTNPVRLEGHADELGTREYNLALGERRANAVRDFLVLQGVDGANLEVISYGEERPAEIGSSEAVRAMNRRVVIN, from the coding sequence ATGTTGAAATCAGTAAAAACAGGTCTTGGCCTGGCCTGTGTTTTGGCGGTAATGGCTGGCTGTAGCAATACCGACACTACAGGCAGTAGCGAGCAGGTGGCCGGCCAGGTTGATAACAACCTAGTGGAAGAAACGACGACTGTGGTGGATATCGAAGAGGTTCCGATGGCGCCTCTGGAAAATGTGGTTTACTTTGATTTCGATCAGTCCCTGTTGAAGCCGGAAACCCGTGAGCTGCTGATTCTTCACGCAGACCGTATGCGTGGCACTACGAACCCTGTGCGCCTGGAGGGCCACGCCGATGAGCTTGGCACCCGTGAGTACAACCTGGCGCTGGGTGAGCGTCGCGCCAATGCCGTGCGGGACTTTTTGGTGCTGCAGGGTGTAGACGGGGCGAATCTGGAAGTGATCAGCTATGGTGAAGAGCGCCCCGCTGAGATAGGTTCCAGCGAAGCTGTCCGCGCGATGAACCGTCGTGTTGTTATTAACTAA
- the ruvB gene encoding Holliday junction branch migration DNA helicase RuvB, which translates to MIEADRLVAPQSMGPAGQEEQYDRAVRPRTLVDYVGQPVVCEQMEIFIQAAKLRKEALDHTLVFGPPGLGKTTLANIIATEMGGAIKATSGPVLEKAGDLAALMTNLEPGDVLFIDEIHRLSPHVEEVLYPAMEDYQLDIMIGEGPAARSIKLDVPPFTLVGATTRAGLLTSPLRDRFGIVQRLEFYSVEDLTRIVRRSAGLMGVGMDEGGALEVARRARGTPRIANRLLRRVRDYAEVRGDGSVDSAIADAALNMLNVDARGFDQLDRRMLLAMIEKFDGGPVGVDSLAAAVSEERDTLEDVLEPYLIQQGYIARTPRGRVVTGLAYEHFGLPKPDK; encoded by the coding sequence ATGATCGAAGCCGACCGTCTGGTGGCGCCCCAGTCTATGGGGCCCGCAGGCCAGGAAGAGCAGTATGATCGCGCTGTACGCCCCAGAACGCTGGTGGACTATGTGGGCCAGCCCGTGGTCTGCGAGCAGATGGAGATCTTTATCCAGGCCGCCAAGCTGCGCAAAGAGGCCCTGGACCATACTTTGGTATTCGGTCCGCCGGGCCTGGGCAAAACCACCCTGGCCAATATCATCGCCACGGAGATGGGGGGTGCTATCAAGGCTACCTCCGGCCCGGTACTGGAGAAGGCGGGTGACCTGGCGGCGTTGATGACCAACCTGGAGCCGGGCGATGTCCTGTTTATCGACGAGATACACCGCCTGAGCCCCCATGTGGAAGAGGTCCTGTACCCGGCCATGGAGGACTACCAGTTGGATATCATGATTGGTGAGGGTCCGGCGGCCCGCTCCATCAAGCTGGACGTGCCGCCTTTTACCCTGGTGGGTGCCACTACCCGGGCGGGTCTTCTCACCTCCCCCCTGCGGGACCGTTTCGGCATAGTGCAGCGACTGGAGTTTTACAGTGTTGAGGATTTGACCCGTATCGTGCGCCGTTCCGCGGGCCTGATGGGGGTGGGCATGGACGAGGGCGGTGCCCTGGAGGTAGCGCGGCGTGCCCGTGGCACCCCGCGGATCGCCAACCGCCTGTTGCGCCGGGTGCGCGATTACGCGGAGGTGCGGGGTGATGGCTCGGTGGATTCGGCGATCGCCGATGCTGCCCTGAATATGCTCAATGTGGATGCCAGGGGCTTCGACCAGTTGGACCGGCGCATGTTGCTGGCCATGATTGAGAAATTCGATGGTGGCCCGGTCGGCGTAGACAGCCTTGCCGCTGCGGTGAGTGAGGAGCGGGACACGCTTGAGGACGTGCTGGAGCCATATCTTATCCAGCAGGGCTATATTGCCCGCACACCGCGGGGGCGGGTGGTGACCGGGCTTGCCTATGAGCATTTCGGCTTGCCGAAACCCGACAAATAA
- the tolR gene encoding protein TolR, with amino-acid sequence MSVFRKGSKKRLVSEINVVPYIDVMLVLLIVFMVTAPLLMQGVKVDLPNAPSAPMEEPDEEPLIVSVRADGTYYLNLGTDEKTAKPLPEIQDTVAKVLRQKPKTPVLVWGDTDADYGLIVNAMTELQRAGAPSVGLVTEPPQG; translated from the coding sequence ATGAGTGTGTTTCGCAAAGGCAGCAAGAAAAGGCTGGTATCTGAAATCAATGTGGTGCCCTATATCGATGTGATGCTGGTACTGCTGATCGTGTTTATGGTCACGGCACCACTGCTGATGCAGGGGGTCAAAGTGGATCTTCCCAACGCGCCCTCGGCGCCGATGGAAGAGCCGGACGAGGAACCGCTGATTGTCTCGGTGCGCGCCGATGGTACCTACTACCTGAATCTGGGTACTGATGAGAAGACGGCCAAGCCACTTCCGGAAATCCAGGATACGGTGGCCAAGGTGTTGCGTCAAAAGCCAAAAACCCCGGTTCTGGTATGGGGTGATACCGATGCGGATTACGGTTTGATTGTCAATGCCATGACCGAATTGCAGCGGGCCGGAGCCCCCAGTGTCGGTTTGGTTACCGAGCCACCTCAAGGGTAG
- the ybgF gene encoding tol-pal system protein YbgF: MALTIRKLAIAAAALLVASPVFSQVPVVDLSASREERSSSSDDISTQGPKLARSTTTGSRTKTNPQAELYYQMQVLQQEVQSLRGTVEEMLHEIKRLKQQRTEDYMDLDRRITRLGGTTPSPSAEADGGTTGRDDSSVSSMPPEAKTGGNERDRYQASFGLARNGDYGGASAEFKRLLQDYPNGQYAPNANYWLGEIALVQGDLEEAREWFVALLDGYPNSSKVWDGRYKLGTVYHQLGDQQKARALLEQVAASDARASNLAQKYLKENFQ, translated from the coding sequence ATGGCTTTAACGATTAGAAAACTGGCGATTGCTGCAGCTGCATTATTGGTGGCATCGCCGGTATTCTCCCAGGTTCCGGTAGTGGACTTGTCTGCCAGCAGGGAGGAGCGTTCTTCATCCTCCGATGACATCAGCACCCAAGGGCCAAAGCTCGCCCGCAGTACCACTACAGGCTCCCGAACCAAGACCAACCCCCAGGCTGAACTCTACTACCAGATGCAGGTGCTACAGCAGGAAGTGCAATCATTGCGTGGCACAGTGGAAGAGATGCTTCACGAGATTAAACGTCTCAAGCAGCAGCGTACCGAGGATTACATGGACCTGGACAGGCGTATCACACGCTTAGGTGGCACGACGCCATCGCCGTCGGCCGAAGCCGATGGCGGCACTACAGGTCGGGATGACTCTTCAGTATCCTCAATGCCCCCGGAGGCCAAAACCGGTGGCAATGAGCGCGATCGCTATCAGGCCAGTTTCGGTTTGGCGCGCAATGGTGATTACGGTGGTGCCAGTGCAGAATTCAAGCGACTGCTGCAAGACTACCCCAACGGCCAATACGCCCCTAATGCCAACTACTGGCTGGGCGAGATAGCACTGGTTCAAGGTGACCTGGAAGAGGCCCGCGAATGGTTTGTGGCACTGCTCGATGGCTACCCCAATTCCAGCAAAGTTTGGGATGGTCGCTACAAACTGGGGACTGTGTATCATCAGTTGGGTGATCAGCAGAAGGCCCGTGCCCTGCTTGAGCAGGTGGCAGCCAGTGATGCCAGGGCTTCAAATCTGGCGCAGAAATATCTCAAGGAAAACTTCCAATAA
- the queE gene encoding 7-carboxy-7-deazaguanine synthase QueE — MTSLSKESLRVSEIFYSLQGEARDSGLPTVFVRLTGCPLRCTYCDSEYAFYGGERMALQQVLLRVRSHPAHHICVTGGEPLAQPNCLPLLEALCNEGYSVTLETSGAMPVDSVDSRVSRVVDLKTPASGEQHRNRMENLQVLTRHDQVKFVICNREDYGWARFTLDRYRLSERVGEVLFSPSYKQLGARQLAEWILEDGLPVRLQIQLHKLLWGDLPGV, encoded by the coding sequence ATGACCAGTCTGTCCAAAGAATCACTCAGAGTTAGTGAAATTTTCTACTCCCTCCAGGGGGAAGCCCGTGATAGTGGGTTGCCGACGGTATTTGTTCGCCTGACCGGTTGCCCGTTGCGCTGCACTTACTGCGACTCCGAATACGCTTTTTATGGCGGCGAGCGTATGGCCCTGCAACAGGTATTACTGCGCGTACGAAGCCACCCGGCACACCATATCTGCGTGACCGGCGGTGAGCCCCTGGCCCAACCAAACTGTTTGCCACTACTGGAAGCCCTGTGCAATGAGGGCTATTCCGTCACTCTGGAAACCAGTGGTGCCATGCCGGTGGACAGTGTGGACAGCCGCGTTTCCAGGGTGGTTGATTTGAAGACTCCGGCATCTGGTGAGCAGCACCGCAATCGCATGGAAAACCTACAAGTGCTCACGCGACACGATCAGGTTAAATTCGTGATCTGTAACCGGGAAGACTATGGTTGGGCCAGGTTTACCCTTGACCGGTATCGTTTGTCAGAGCGTGTGGGTGAGGTGCTCTTCTCACCCAGCTATAAGCAACTGGGGGCGCGACAACTGGCGGAATGGATACTGGAGGATGGCCTTCCGGTGCGTTTGCAGATACAGCTGCACAAGTTACTGTGGGGAGACCTTCCGGGGGTTTGA
- the aspS gene encoding aspartate--tRNA ligase encodes MRSDYCGVLRSADIDRIVTLCGWVDRRRDHGGVIFIDLRDREGIVQVVFDPDAAEHFELADRVRSEYVLKVTGRVRARAAEALNPNMATGEVEVYGTELEILNSAETVPFQLDEHIEVGEDVRLKYRYLDLRRNEMQHNLRFRSRLTTAIRNYLDTHEFLDIETPILTRATPEGARDYLVPSRTHEGKFFALPQSPQLFKQLLMVSGFDRYYQIAKCFRDEDLRADRQPEFTQIDIETSFLGEEEIMSITEGMVRTLFKTLKGVELGTFPRITHYQAMLRYGSDKPDLRIPLEMVEIKDLMTEVEFKVFSGPARDPKGRVAAIRVPGGCDRLTRKQLDDYGKFVGIYGAKGLAYIKVNARADLENGLQSPIVKFLPVETRAAILDRLQAQDGDLIFFGADKARIVSEALGALRCKLGQDLNLYTSEWAPLWVVAFPMFEENEDGSLTALHHPFTAPSCTPEELEQNPLGALSRAYDMVLNGTELGGGSLRIHDQVMQQVVFRTLGISEAEQREKFGFLLDALKYGAPPHGGLAFGLDRLVMLMTGSDSIRDVIAFPKTQSAACVMTDAPGTVDARQLRELNIRLRQKEESIR; translated from the coding sequence ATGCGCAGCGACTACTGTGGCGTTCTTCGTTCCGCGGACATTGACCGTATAGTGACCCTCTGTGGTTGGGTCGATCGCCGCCGTGACCATGGCGGTGTGATTTTCATTGATCTGCGCGATCGAGAGGGTATCGTTCAGGTAGTATTCGACCCGGATGCCGCCGAGCATTTTGAGTTGGCCGATCGCGTGCGCAGCGAGTATGTGCTGAAGGTTACAGGCCGGGTGCGCGCCCGTGCTGCGGAGGCCTTGAATCCCAATATGGCTACCGGCGAGGTAGAGGTCTATGGGACCGAGCTGGAGATTCTCAACAGTGCCGAAACCGTCCCTTTTCAACTGGACGAGCACATTGAGGTGGGGGAGGACGTCCGCCTCAAATACCGCTACCTGGATCTGCGCCGCAACGAGATGCAGCACAATCTGCGCTTTCGTTCCAGGCTCACTACAGCGATCCGCAACTATCTGGATACGCATGAATTTCTCGATATCGAGACTCCGATCCTCACGCGCGCCACGCCGGAGGGCGCGCGGGATTATCTGGTCCCCAGCCGCACCCACGAGGGCAAGTTCTTCGCCCTGCCGCAGTCCCCGCAGCTGTTCAAGCAGCTGTTGATGGTGTCCGGTTTTGATCGCTATTACCAGATTGCCAAGTGTTTTCGCGATGAGGACCTGCGCGCCGATCGCCAGCCGGAGTTCACCCAGATTGATATCGAGACCTCTTTCCTGGGAGAGGAGGAGATCATGTCCATCACCGAGGGCATGGTGCGGACGCTGTTTAAGACGTTGAAGGGGGTGGAACTGGGGACTTTCCCCCGTATCACTCATTACCAGGCCATGTTGCGCTATGGCTCCGACAAGCCGGATCTGCGTATTCCTCTGGAGATGGTGGAAATCAAGGACCTGATGACCGAAGTGGAATTCAAGGTATTCTCAGGGCCTGCCAGGGACCCGAAAGGGCGCGTGGCCGCTATCAGGGTGCCCGGCGGTTGCGATCGGCTGACCCGCAAGCAACTTGACGATTATGGCAAGTTTGTCGGTATCTATGGCGCCAAGGGGCTCGCCTATATCAAGGTCAACGCGCGCGCCGACCTGGAAAACGGGCTGCAGTCGCCGATTGTCAAATTCCTGCCTGTCGAAACCCGCGCTGCTATTCTCGACCGCCTGCAAGCGCAAGATGGGGATCTCATCTTCTTCGGTGCGGACAAGGCCAGGATAGTGTCGGAAGCCCTTGGTGCACTGCGCTGCAAACTGGGCCAGGACCTGAATCTCTATACCAGTGAGTGGGCCCCCCTGTGGGTGGTGGCTTTCCCGATGTTCGAGGAAAATGAGGACGGCAGCCTCACCGCGCTGCATCACCCCTTTACCGCCCCTTCCTGTACCCCCGAAGAGCTGGAACAGAACCCATTGGGTGCTCTGTCCCGCGCCTATGATATGGTGCTTAATGGCACCGAGCTGGGTGGCGGCTCCTTGCGTATTCACGATCAGGTGATGCAGCAGGTGGTGTTCCGTACCCTCGGTATCAGTGAGGCGGAGCAGCGCGAGAAGTTCGGCTTCCTGCTCGATGCCCTCAAGTACGGCGCTCCTCCCCATGGTGGTCTCGCTTTTGGCCTGGATCGTCTGGTGATGCTGATGACCGGCAGTGATTCCATCCGCGATGTGATCGCATTCCCGAAAACCCAGAGTGCCGCCTGTGTCATGACGGATGCTCCGGGTACGGTTGATGCCCGGCAGTTGCGCGAGTTGAATATCCGCCTGCGCCAGAAAGAAGAGAGTATCCGCTGA
- a CDS encoding YebC/PmpR family DNA-binding transcriptional regulator — protein sequence MAGHSKWANIKHRKAAQDAKRGKVFTKIIRELTVAAKAGPNPDDNPTLRATIDKALGANMKRDTIDKAIARGAGNTDGEHYEAVVYEGYGVGGVAVLVECLTDNRNRTVAEVRHAFSKRGGNLGTDGSVSYLFSRKGQLYYEAGVDEETLMEAALEAGAEDIETNDDGSVEVTTEFQDYLSVKDALTEAGFMPDSAEIAMIPSTTIALDKEGAEKVLALVEMLEDLDDVQNVYTNADIPVEVMEALG from the coding sequence ATGGCCGGACATAGTAAATGGGCCAATATCAAGCACCGCAAAGCGGCCCAGGATGCCAAACGGGGCAAGGTATTCACCAAAATTATCCGAGAGTTGACCGTGGCCGCCAAGGCGGGTCCCAACCCCGATGATAATCCGACCCTGCGCGCCACCATTGATAAGGCCCTCGGTGCCAATATGAAACGCGACACCATTGATAAGGCCATTGCCCGCGGCGCCGGCAATACCGATGGCGAACACTATGAAGCGGTGGTTTATGAAGGTTACGGTGTCGGCGGTGTGGCGGTACTGGTGGAATGCCTCACCGACAATCGCAATCGCACTGTGGCAGAGGTACGCCATGCCTTCTCCAAGCGCGGTGGCAACCTGGGTACTGATGGTTCGGTGAGTTATCTTTTTTCGCGCAAGGGGCAGCTGTACTATGAGGCCGGAGTCGATGAAGAGACGCTGATGGAAGCGGCCCTGGAGGCGGGTGCCGAGGATATTGAGACTAACGATGACGGCAGCGTCGAAGTGACCACGGAATTCCAGGACTACCTCTCCGTCAAGGATGCACTGACTGAAGCCGGCTTTATGCCGGATAGCGCCGAGATAGCCATGATACCCTCTACCACCATAGCGCTGGATAAGGAGGGTGCAGAAAAAGTGCTGGCACTGGTCGAGATGTTGGAAGACCTGGATGATGTGCAAAATGTTTACACCAATGCGGATATTCCCGTTGAGGTGATGGAGGCACTTGGCTGA
- the ybgC gene encoding tol-pal system-associated acyl-CoA thioesterase has translation MNGAFSIPVRVYIEDTDAGGIVYYVNYLKYMERARTELLRSLGYDKPAMPQQGLLLVVHSAEIRYRCSARLDDALRTTAAIGKLGRAAVTFEQKIWRQNELICEGVVKVACVSDHNHKPCALPGPIFSALKAVI, from the coding sequence GTGAACGGGGCTTTCAGTATTCCTGTGCGGGTCTATATAGAGGATACGGATGCAGGCGGTATCGTCTACTACGTGAATTATTTGAAGTATATGGAGCGGGCGCGCACAGAACTGCTGCGTTCGCTCGGCTATGATAAGCCGGCGATGCCGCAGCAGGGGTTGCTGTTGGTGGTGCACTCTGCAGAGATCCGGTACCGCTGTTCCGCCAGGCTCGATGATGCATTGCGCACAACTGCGGCGATTGGCAAACTGGGGCGTGCCGCAGTGACGTTCGAGCAAAAAATCTGGCGCCAAAATGAGCTAATTTGTGAAGGTGTGGTCAAAGTTGCCTGTGTCTCCGACCACAACCACAAACCCTGTGCCCTGCCGGGGCCCATTTTTTCAGCATTAAAGGCAGTAATTTAA
- a CDS encoding cell envelope integrity protein TolA, with translation MKTGAYPLAIVISLLLHGTLIAVIAYGWEASRRTEHKPMPQFVQARLVTVEAVTPKKKLPKKVDKIQQRAQREAQQRQQAEIERKRRAALERKKKRAAERKRQARIEAERKAREEKARQEKERKEREEKERKERLEKARQSSFDEALQEEEELLEANEGEQAVMSVAQAIQLRIESVWSRPPSARNGMRTLVQINFVPTGRVVAANILEGSGNAALDRSVLTAIRKVEVFPEVAELAREEPVVFEREVRKTMLNFIVEDLRQ, from the coding sequence GTGAAGACAGGCGCTTACCCACTGGCAATTGTGATCAGCCTCCTGTTGCACGGGACCCTGATTGCGGTCATCGCTTATGGCTGGGAGGCCAGTCGCAGGACTGAACACAAGCCCATGCCACAGTTTGTACAGGCCAGGCTGGTGACAGTTGAGGCAGTTACGCCCAAGAAGAAGTTACCCAAAAAGGTGGATAAGATACAACAGCGTGCCCAGCGAGAAGCGCAGCAGAGGCAGCAGGCAGAGATTGAGCGCAAGCGCCGAGCCGCACTGGAGCGCAAAAAGAAACGGGCAGCTGAGAGGAAGCGCCAAGCGAGAATCGAGGCAGAGCGCAAGGCCCGGGAAGAGAAAGCGCGCCAGGAAAAAGAGCGTAAAGAGAGAGAGGAAAAGGAGCGCAAAGAACGGCTGGAGAAAGCGCGCCAGAGTTCTTTTGACGAAGCGTTGCAGGAGGAAGAGGAGCTGCTGGAGGCAAACGAAGGTGAACAGGCGGTCATGTCCGTGGCCCAGGCGATTCAGCTGCGTATAGAGTCGGTATGGAGCCGTCCACCGAGCGCTCGCAACGGTATGCGCACTCTGGTGCAAATCAATTTTGTGCCCACCGGAAGAGTGGTGGCCGCCAATATCTTGGAGGGCAGTGGCAACGCGGCACTCGATCGCTCGGTGCTCACTGCCATTCGCAAGGTGGAGGTTTTTCCCGAAGTGGCTGAACTGGCCCGGGAAGAGCCGGTCGTATTCGAGCGTGAAGTACGCAAAACTATGTTGAACTTTATAGTCGAAGATCTTCGCCAATGA
- the ruvC gene encoding crossover junction endodeoxyribonuclease RuvC, with amino-acid sequence MTRILGVDPGSRKTGYGIIDVKCSSARYVASGVIRIPKGPLPQRLKLIFDAVSQIAEQYRPVQMAIENVFMSKSAGSALKLGQARGAAIVAGTHRGLEVAEYEARKVKQAVVGNGAADKLQVQHMVKTLLSLPASPQEDAADALAVALCHMHTGQLPALAGGAMPSRYRRGRFSV; translated from the coding sequence TTGACCCGGATCCTGGGAGTTGACCCCGGCTCAAGAAAAACAGGCTATGGCATTATCGATGTGAAGTGCAGCAGTGCCCGCTATGTGGCCAGCGGCGTGATTCGTATCCCAAAGGGCCCTTTGCCCCAGCGTCTGAAATTGATTTTTGATGCAGTGAGCCAGATTGCCGAGCAGTACCGGCCCGTGCAAATGGCTATTGAAAATGTATTTATGTCAAAGAGTGCCGGTTCCGCCCTGAAACTGGGGCAGGCCCGTGGCGCCGCCATTGTGGCCGGTACCCACCGGGGCCTGGAGGTGGCTGAATACGAGGCGCGCAAGGTCAAGCAGGCAGTGGTCGGCAATGGTGCTGCAGACAAACTACAAGTGCAGCATATGGTCAAAACCCTGCTGTCGCTGCCAGCTTCTCCGCAGGAGGATGCCGCTGATGCCCTTGCCGTGGCTCTGTGTCATATGCATACGGGGCAGCTCCCCGCGCTTGCGGGTGGCGCTATGCCCAGCCGCTATCGCAGGGGCCGGTTCAGTGTTTAG
- the tolQ gene encoding protein TolQ, with product MNAGEQLSLWGLIQNASLLVQLVMLLLLLASVVSWVMIIQRGLYLSRAKQALNGFERRFWSGADLNKLFREGNERAERSETDGVESLFRAGFTEFTRLRQQGSSGPEAVMEGTERAMRVAMSREQEKVEMNLPFLATVGSVSPYIGLFGTVWGIMNSFRGLATMHQATIATVAPGISEALVATAMGLFAAIPAVIAYNRYSAKAEWLLSSYETFAEEFSSILHRKVHSG from the coding sequence ATGAATGCCGGTGAACAACTTTCCCTGTGGGGACTCATTCAGAACGCCAGTCTGCTGGTACAGCTTGTGATGTTGCTGTTGTTGCTGGCCTCGGTGGTTTCCTGGGTCATGATTATCCAGCGAGGCCTCTATCTGTCCCGGGCCAAACAGGCTCTCAATGGTTTCGAACGCCGCTTCTGGTCCGGTGCCGATTTGAACAAGCTGTTTCGCGAGGGCAATGAGCGTGCCGAACGGAGTGAGACAGACGGGGTGGAGTCCCTGTTTCGGGCCGGTTTTACCGAGTTCACCCGCCTGCGCCAACAGGGCAGTAGTGGCCCCGAAGCGGTGATGGAGGGAACGGAACGGGCCATGCGTGTGGCCATGTCGCGGGAGCAGGAAAAAGTGGAGATGAATCTGCCATTTCTCGCTACCGTGGGCTCGGTCAGCCCCTATATCGGCCTGTTCGGTACTGTCTGGGGCATCATGAATTCTTTCCGCGGTCTCGCCACTATGCACCAGGCTACCATTGCCACGGTAGCGCCTGGCATCAGTGAGGCCCTGGTGGCTACGGCCATGGGTCTGTTTGCGGCGATTCCGGCAGTGATAGCCTATAACCGCTATTCCGCCAAGGCGGAGTGGCTGCTGTCCAGTTACGAAACTTTTGCCGAGGAATTTTCCTCGATTCTGCACCGTAAAGTGCATTCCGGCTAA
- the ruvA gene encoding Holliday junction branch migration protein RuvA, whose amino-acid sequence MIGRLSGTLAEVRPPLLLVDVQGVGYEVLAPMTTIFELPALGQPVQLHTHLAVSETVQQLYGFLRDAERKLFRTLIKISGVGPKLALAILSGLDGAALARCVAEDNVAALVKVPGVGKKTAERLIIELRDKLTPDFNHTNDIPLVPATAAPEVNHVSEAESALAALGYKPAEASKMVARAGKEQPDADSATLIRLALKGMVPA is encoded by the coding sequence ATGATCGGAAGATTGAGCGGAACCCTGGCTGAGGTGCGGCCGCCATTATTGTTGGTGGACGTGCAAGGGGTGGGCTACGAGGTACTCGCGCCTATGACCACTATTTTCGAGCTGCCCGCCCTGGGGCAGCCGGTGCAGCTGCATACCCATCTGGCGGTGTCCGAGACAGTGCAACAACTGTATGGTTTTCTCCGGGATGCCGAGCGCAAACTGTTTCGCACCCTGATCAAGATCAGTGGTGTGGGTCCCAAGTTGGCTTTGGCCATTTTGTCGGGCCTGGATGGGGCTGCCCTGGCCCGCTGTGTGGCGGAAGACAATGTGGCGGCACTGGTGAAAGTGCCCGGTGTGGGGAAGAAGACCGCCGAACGCCTGATTATTGAACTGCGTGACAAGTTGACACCGGACTTTAATCACACCAATGATATCCCGCTGGTTCCGGCCACTGCGGCGCCTGAGGTGAATCATGTCAGTGAGGCTGAAAGTGCCCTGGCGGCACTGGGCTATAAACCCGCGGAAGCCAGCAAAATGGTGGCTCGGGCCGGCAAGGAACAGCCGGATGCCGACAGCGCGACCCTGATCCGCCTGGCACTGAAGGGAATGGTGCCCGCTTAA
- the tolB gene encoding Tol-Pal system beta propeller repeat protein TolB: protein MIKSLLKTLIAIVITSACLEARAQLVVDITSGIDDPTPIAVSPFSWSGSGVLPEDVSGIISDDLRRSGLFAPVPKADMLSFPKAPKDVVFRDWRILGTEYIVTGRIEPQASGYLLTFDLMNVFGQHKMFTRQVRGGQTQLRDIAHRAADEIFEAVTGIRGAFSTEMVYVREETRGGKPSYVLMRADIDGARARPIRRFDAPVMSPMWAPNGQELAYVSFETGRPAIFRENLRTGERQQLTNFKGLNSSPTWSPDGTKLAMVLSKDGNPEIYVLDLASGQFTRMTRHFSIDTEPNWMPDGKSLVFTSDRGGKPQIYQLTLATGQVDRLTFDGDYNARPRISPDGKTLVMVHRNRGTFTIATMDIDSGRMRVLTETTLDESPSIAPNGAMLMYATKLGDKGILAAVSLDAGVKYNLPSDRGDVREPAWSPYVD, encoded by the coding sequence ATGATCAAGAGCTTACTAAAAACCCTCATTGCTATTGTTATCACATCTGCCTGCCTGGAGGCACGTGCCCAACTGGTTGTGGATATCACCAGCGGTATTGATGATCCTACACCCATTGCGGTGTCACCGTTCAGCTGGTCCGGCAGTGGTGTTTTGCCCGAGGATGTGTCCGGTATTATCTCTGATGATCTGCGCCGCAGCGGGCTGTTCGCCCCGGTGCCCAAGGCGGATATGCTGTCCTTCCCCAAGGCGCCGAAAGATGTGGTGTTCCGGGACTGGCGCATTTTGGGCACTGAATACATCGTTACCGGTCGCATTGAACCCCAGGCCTCCGGGTATCTGCTGACTTTCGACCTGATGAATGTCTTTGGTCAGCACAAGATGTTTACCCGCCAGGTTCGAGGAGGACAAACTCAGCTTCGGGATATCGCGCACCGCGCTGCCGATGAAATATTTGAGGCGGTGACCGGCATTCGCGGCGCCTTTTCCACAGAAATGGTGTACGTGCGGGAAGAGACCCGTGGCGGCAAGCCCAGCTATGTGCTGATGCGTGCGGATATTGATGGTGCCCGTGCCCGGCCGATCCGCCGCTTCGATGCCCCGGTGATGTCCCCCATGTGGGCCCCCAACGGTCAGGAGCTCGCTTATGTCTCTTTTGAGACCGGGCGCCCGGCGATCTTCCGCGAAAACCTGCGCACCGGCGAGCGCCAGCAGTTAACCAATTTCAAGGGTCTAAACAGCTCTCCGACCTGGTCCCCTGATGGAACCAAATTGGCGATGGTACTCTCCAAAGATGGCAATCCGGAAATCTACGTACTGGATTTGGCAAGTGGTCAATTCACCCGTATGACCAGACACTTCTCCATTGATACCGAGCCAAACTGGATGCCCGATGGAAAATCGCTGGTTTTCACATCTGATAGGGGAGGAAAACCACAAATTTATCAATTGACTCTTGCCACTGGTCAAGTGGACCGCTTAACCTTTGATGGCGACTACAATGCGCGACCACGTATTTCTCCTGATGGGAAGACGCTGGTCATGGTGCATCGCAATCGGGGAACCTTTACCATCGCTACGATGGATATCGATTCGGGCAGGATGCGTGTCCTCACGGAGACCACATTGGACGAATCACCCAGCATCGCGCCAAATGGGGCTATGCTGATGTACGCGACCAAACTTGGCGACAAGGGCATTTTGGCTGCGGTGTCGCTGGATGCCGGGGTAAAATACAACCTGCCCTCTGATAGGGGCGATGTCCGCGAACCGGCATGGTCGCCGTACGTTGATTGA